A single genomic interval of Dysidea avara chromosome 8, odDysAvar1.4, whole genome shotgun sequence harbors:
- the LOC136264395 gene encoding uncharacterized phosphatase PhoE-like, with product MAALVASGELGLRNRYFAVRHGQAESNVQNIFVSNPAIGADAYGLTDLGMEQAKQAGEKLKTLLSPNCAEVVMISSCFKRAKHTAEIIHGLLGCAEPLKIDDSLNERDFGPYDLKDTSTIPFETWDDNVTDAVTNQHGIESVMNVLRRTSKLVKQLEDTYTNKNIILVSHGAPLQILLTTFTHIDPGQYTSVRHFDNAEIRELTDPNVLDTCTK from the exons atggcAGCACTTGTTGCATCGGGCGAACTTGGTCTGCGAAATAGATACTTCGCAGTCAGACATGGTCAA GCTGAGTCAAATGTACAGAACATTTTTGTCTCTAATCCTGCCATTGGCGCAGATGCCTACGGATTAACTGATTTAGGAATGGAACAAGCAAAGCAG GCAGGTGAAAAGTTAAAAACACTATTGTCCCCAAATTGTGCTGAGGTTGTCATGATTTCATCATGTTTTAAACGTGCAAAACACACTGCTGAAATCATCCATGGTCTATTGGGATGTGCTGAACCTCTGAAAATAGATGACTCACTAAATGAAAGAGACTTTGGCCCATACGACCTTAAAGACACCTCAACTATCCCATTTGAAACTTGGGATGACAACGTCACTGATGCTGTTACCAACCAACATGGTATTGAAAGTGTTATGAATGTTCTAAGGAGGACCTCAAAGCTTGTGAAACAGTTAGAGGATACTTATACCAACAAGAACATCATTTTAGTATCGCATGGTGCTCCCTTGCAGATTCTGTTGACTACATTTACTCACATTGATCCTGGTCAGTATACCTCCGTACGACACTTTGATAATGCTGAGATCAGAGAATTGACCGATCCTAATGTATTGGATACATGTACTAAATAA